Part of the Fusarium musae strain F31 chromosome 3, whole genome shotgun sequence genome, CATACCTTACCGAACGACATGCTTCCCAGGTCCGCGCTCAAGTCCGAAAAGCTACCGCCGCCGTCCGTGGCTCAGTGCAATCGCCCGTTCCAGGCGCCGACTCCGCCGGACCCGGTCATCAGCGAACACATTCAGCCTTATCCATCCGAAAAGACTCACCCATGCCGCGCGCCGAGGCAGGGAGTGGTACTGGCACTCCTCTCAATGCATCAATACGACCGGTTGTGTCGCGGAATCCGTCGACGAATACTACAGTTCTGAGAGACATGACCGGAGGctcagcttctcctcgacctGGAACAGGGTTTGCTTCGCGGACCGGCGAGCGACGTCGTCTTTCATCCTTACCAATATCATCAGTCCCCCAAAGATCACCcgatcgagaagctcaacctgAGCCAGGGCCAGATGAACGAAGCCCGTCACCTGGCCCAGCCGAAGACAGTTCACCAACATCGTCAGAGGACGAGTCTAGCCCCGCTCAATCTCGCATCATTCGTCGACCTCCCCGGTTTCAGCAGCCTGATGGAGGACAatacgaggatgacgacgatgacgaatCAGAGCCTGCGTTTCAACCATATACATCTCCTGCCAACAAGACTTCGGCACAGGACCTCGGCTCAACGCTAAGGGGAGATGGGCGCAGCTCTGGCAAAAGGCGTCACAGGCCTTACGGAAAGTCTGCCATTCATCAATCTCACACATCAGACTCGTCAGCCAGCTCTGCGGCCATGGTACAAAACCCGGATAAGTCAGATAAAACCACGGAGCAGCGAACACCCGGACCCCTCTCACCACGCCGAACTGCAGAACTGGCGGGACGTAGCCCGGGCAATCAAAGCAAGGGTTACTCCCGCGAGGGTAGCGACGGAACGCCTAGCATGGGTAGTAGTTATAGTGATCTTGACGGTAAGTTGCCTTGTTATCCTCAGCCCGCTTGGTGTAGTTTGCTCACCACACAGTCTTAGACGCCTCAGTTACACAGTCTGCATTAGAGGAGGCATTGGCCAGTCATATGAACAGAGGCGCAGGAAGCCgcttcagcatcagccaGGCTTTTCGTAGCCGTTACAACCCTGGCCCCAGTCAATGATTGGATTGGGGGTTTGATTTCGAATTTGTATTACTTGAAAATGCGCTTTTGGCATGGCGTTTGGGCATGGCAAATGCATTAATCAGGGCGTTTGGGGGCACCTGTTTTGAATGTTTTGGATACGGTCGTACAGATATCCCACCTCAATCTTTGCTATGATAGAAATGCGGTTGAACATGGAGTATGGTTAGTGCTGTAGGAGATTTTTGAGTCTTGCAAAAGCTTCCAAGTCAGTGGTACAACAGGGAATTTCTATACGCCCGGGCTGGCAATGGGAGAGTTGCTGCTATCAAATGAGGCAGACACAGTGTCGAATAAACACAAAGAAGATCCGAGAATGGAGAAATTTCTATTTTGATCTCCTGTTTGTTCAAACACTTTGAAATTGCTTCATGCAGGATGTCACAGTTCTAGAGCAGTATCTCCGTCGGCTGCGTGCAGCTGCCATAACCCCCTCTCGCACTTCTCTGAGTATTTAATCACAAGCACTTACTAAATGCAACTTCCCTCCTCCCAAACCCTTTCAATTTACCGAAGATATTGGAAAAGCCCCAGCTTGACACTCATAGAACCTCGCTCCTTTTAGAAGAACATTCCAACCTGATACCATGTTTTTCAGAAGTTGGTCGGGCCTCCCCAAGGATGCCTCCTTTCCGAGAGATCTCGCTGGTCTTGGGTTCGCTATCCATGACTACTTCAAGATGCATCGCTGACATCGAGTAGCTATTTTGtgaatgatgacgatgaggtcCGATCTATCGAGGACCCGGAGTGCTACTACAAGTACTTCAGCAGCAAGAACTCTCGCGTCAATGAACGCCAGCGCTTCCACTTCAACAGTAGGTGCCTGGACTTGGTGGCCCCGGGTTAAGGCAGCTTGACTAATAGAAGTACTATAGTGGCTCTGGAAGATATTGTCCATGATCGCCTTGAAAAAGAAGGCCTCAAGAAATACCACCTTTTGCCCGAGAACAATCGACAATCCCCCGTCTTCCTCACCCCCAACATTGCCAAAACTACCcgcatcgtcgtcgtccttgGCGAACCAACTAAAGACCTGGGATGGATTGCTGGCCGCGTCGCCAATGGGCCTGGTGGCCTTGTGAAAGGAACCATGATCTCTGTTGTTCAGGCACTTGCTAAGCAGGCTGCCAGCCCCAACGACCCGGAACCTCCTTGCGTTGTCCTGGCCAACATGGGCCAGCGGTTCTGGTGGCCTGAAGAACAGCGAGCTCTCACCGTAGAAGCATCAGTCGATGTTCCACTCCCCAGTTTGGTGCACGCTGGGCGTCGTTTCATCAAGGAACTCAATGAGATTCCTGGAAGCGAGACACCTTTGGCGCACATGACGACTGTGCTCAACAAGGTTCTTGAAGTCAACAAGAATGCCAAGGTCGACATCATTGCTATTGGGCAAAGCTGCGAGGTTGTCTTGCAGTTCTTTGAGAACGAGAAGAACTGGGCGCGATGGGGTGAGCGACTAGGCGGCATGCTCTTCATGGGTAGTGTTTTCCCAACAGATTTGCTTGTCAATGCTGAATTCAAAGAGTTCCTAGCAAAGGTACAACCCACACCCAATAATAGCTATCGTTCCGCAAATCACTGACTGTCATAGCGCACTCGTGGCTATCTCATTTCAGAGGAGCCTCTCGACACTCCCCTAGCCATGCCCGGAGGAAACCCATCACTCCTGATCGAGCCCCTTGGCTGCCCCAGCTTCTCTAGCGGAGAAGACCAGTTCATCGAAACTATCCTCATCAAGGCTCTCGAACCAGCGCTTGCTTACCTGCAGGAAGTGGCTCTTACCCCTAACTTTGTCAACCCCGACATGGCTGT contains:
- the ATG29 gene encoding Autophagy protein 29 codes for the protein MAEPTYTIFVRVPMPRGDFVDPPPVNWDSVKDEALWKILSGAAKKQIDSNTHLRCSADRFEVPVDFLLQQVAYLTERHASQVRAQVRKATAAVRGSVQSPVPGADSAGPGHQRTHSALSIRKDSPMPRAEAGSGTGTPLNASIRPVVSRNPSTNTTVLRDMTGGSASPRPGTGFASRTGERRRLSSLPISSVPQRSPDREAQPEPGPDERSPSPGPAEDSSPTSSEDESSPAQSRIIRRPPRFQQPDGGQYEDDDDDESEPAFQPYTSPANKTSAQDLGSTLRGDGRSSGKRRHRPYGKSAIHQSHTSDSSASSAAMVQNPDKSDKTTEQRTPGPLSPRRTAELAGRSPGNQSKGYSREGSDGTPSMGSSYSDLDDASVTQSALEEALASHMNRGAGSRFSISQAFRSRYNPGPSQ
- a CDS encoding hypothetical protein (EggNog:ENOG41), which translates into the protein MFFRSWSGLPKDASFPRDLAGLGYFVNDDDEVRSIEDPECYYKYFSSKNSRVNERQRFHFNMALEDIVHDRLEKEGLKKYHLLPENNRQSPVFLTPNIAKTTRIVVVLGEPTKDLGWIAGRVANGPGGLVKGTMISVVQALAKQAASPNDPEPPCVVLANMGQRFWWPEEQRALTVEASVDVPLPSLVHAGRRFIKELNEIPGSETPLAHMTTVLNKVLEVNKNAKVDIIAIGQSCEVVLQFFENEKNWARWGERLGGMLFMGSVFPTDLLVNAEFKEFLAKRTRGYLISEEPLDTPLAMPGGNPSLLIEPLGCPSFSSGEDQFIETILIKALEPALAYLQEVALTPNFVNPDMAVAERPPTDITDEKWSEMPEEAKPEVISVDPEKMKEEIKQMRRWKKFTETGLAPDDDSDDED